CTGAAGCACAAGGCCCAGTGGCTTGTGGCGAGTTGGTTCCGTCTATGTGGCTATCTGAGCTAGCAAGGTTGGGCTGTGTAGGGCCAGTAGTAGTGGGTGTAGTATCATGAGCAAGAGGAGTACTGTTTGGGCTAGAAGAGGAAAGGAAATGATGGACCAAGTAAGGTGTAAGGCCATCATCTAAGAAGCTGTAGGAGTCTCTCTATGGAGTGAGTAATTTTGTAAATGAAAACTGTGTCTCATCAAAGATAACATGACGACTAATGATGACTTTTGAGAAAAGATCAAAACACTTGTACCCACGGTGATTAGACGGGTAACCCAAAAAAATACATGGTGTAGAACGGGGTTGAAGTTTGTGTATGGTAGTAGAAGGGAATAGAGGAAAACATAAACACCCAAAAACGTGAAGATGAGAATAAGACGGGTCCTTTTGATACAGAAGCTGAAGGAAAGATTGATAATTCAATTGCTTATGAGGAAGAATATTGAGAAGGTAAGTTGTCATTTGTAATACATGGTGCCAAAAAGAGGAAGGTAAAGAAGTATGGGCAAGTAAAGTACGAACAACATTGTTAATCATACGAATTTTCCTTTCGGCCTTTCCATTTTGAGGAGAAGTATGAGGACAAGACAACCGGAAAGAAATACCATGCTTTTTACAAAAATCCCAAAAAGGTCCATTATCAAATTTTCGACCAATATCACATTGTATGGTCTTAATTTCTCGTTCAAATTGAGTtcggatgaatgttctaaaattTAATATGGTGGAATAAGTATCGGATTTTTTAGATAATGGAAAGGTCcataaaaatttagaaaaatcatccaacaataatatataatacCGATGACTAGTAGAACTCAAAACAGGTGATGTCCAAAGATCAGTATGAACAATATCAAATGGCATAATAGTAGTAGAATTTGAAGTAACAAACGGCAATTTAATATGTTTCCCAAGAGGACCTGAATGACAAACACTAGAATTTCCAGATTTATTACattcaataaaattatttttcctaaGAGAACTCAAAATATGCGCTCCCGGGTGGCCCAAACGGTCATGCCATAAGGAGGGAGCTAAAGCAGCAACGGTAGAATGGGAAGAGACATGTGGCTTGGTGATGGGATAAAGCTCGCCCCAACTCTCACATCTCATTAGACGCATCCCCGTCTGTAAATCCTTCACAGAAAACCCAAATGGATCAAAGTCAATTGAAACAGAATTATCAGTTGTGAATTTCCTAATTGACACGAGATTTTTGATAAGATGGGGGGCATGAAGGACATTTTTAAGAGACAAGGGAGGATGGGGAGACTCTAATTTAGTATGACCATACCCACGAATTGGAATAGATTGACCATTACCAACAGTTATACCACGATTATTGctcaaattaaaataagacGTGAGATTACCTTGTTCGGATGTCATATAAGAAGTGGCGCCGGTGTCCATGTACCAGTTTGCATCCGGAGGAGTAATACCGAGGGTGTGCATTGCAACCTCAATATCAGTTGGAGGAGGAGTTGTAGCCGAGTAAGCCTGCTGAGGACGGGGCCCAAGAATACCGGGATGTGGCTGTTGGTGCTGCTGTCGGAAATTCATGTTGGGCCTGGCCCATTGTCCAGTAGGAAGTGGACATGGGGGTACAGCCCACTGCATCCATGGCCACTGCATCCACTGCTGCCCAGAGGTCCACTGATTAGGGGGGGTTGCTACTGGCCACCATTGCGGTTGTTGTTGCCACCGCCCTTTCCCCCACTATCTGAGCTACCGCCAAAATTGCCTTTCCCTCTGCCCCCACTGGAATTTCTATTCTTACCAGAATGTCCACGACTTTGAGGCCGTTTACCACTTGATTATGGCATCGTGAGGGTAATTGATCAACAGAGTCATGAGAATTGTCTGAATCATGAGCAACCATAGCAGAAGATGTGTTTTGAGACGTCTTCTTGAGACCAGCCTCTTCAAGAACAAGCATCGAGCGAGCTTGATAAAATTGGGGCAAAGGATCGCTTTGATGGATGAGTGTTGCCACACTATTATATGGCTCGGTAAGGCCGGACACCAATTGGAGAACCAGTCGGTCATTTACCATCGAAGAGCCGACATTCTTGAGTTGATCCGACAAGGACTTGAGATGTTGACAGTACGCGGACACATTGGGAAATTGCTCCATTTCAGTGTGAGTGAAATCGTACTCAAGTGTGACGGCACGAGAGTGTTTGTTATCTTGAAATATATCACGCAGCCTATTCCAAGCCTCCATCGTCGTGGTGTCGGGTTCAAGAATTGTATGTAGCAAATCTTGAGAGATAGTGGCATAGATCCATTGGAGTACCGTGGCATCAAGGGTAACCCACAGTTCCATCTCCTCCTCTGTCTTAGGAGGCTTCTCCTTGCCTTTTGCCGGAGGAATAATATGGTCTATGACTTTGCGAGATCATGCGTGAATTTTGAAGAGTTCCGCCCACGTTGCATATTGAACATTCTCCATCTCAAGGGTGATGGGAACAAgattcttgatgttagaaacagcAAGAGCAGGGTGAAAGGATAATTTGGACTCAGCCATggagaagagaaaagagaagaaaaaaaatgcaaCCGGAAGAAGGCGAAGGGAGGTTGCGGAAGAGTGAGGATTAAAACTTAGAGCTTTGATACCATGTAAGAAGTATTCCCCTTGTCTTATTCTTTAAACATAATTAGCTTATATACAAGATTACAAGCCTAAAGTTAGACTAAGGATCCAAACTGATTAGCTCTAATTAAGGGCTAATTATATCGCTAAATATACACCTACCAAATATAACAACTATACAAAATCagaatatattatcatatattctAACAGGAAGAAATATTTCGCTatattagttttaaatttttcttaaaaGGAGATATTGAGTAGGATAAAATGGATTCATTCATTCATTGGAcaaattatttatcttttaGCAATCTTTTAAAAATAGCACTGCAATCAAATAGAAATTGATTCTGATCTGCAAAAATATGCTATAAATTAACAAGAAAtcgaaaataagaaaatgaaatactTCGACTTCAAGAGTCATATCAGAAGGCCAATAAAGTTTATCAACTTGCTTAATCTGAATGTAAGGGTCATTGCTACTCAACTACTTCCAATCAACATATATTAGCACAAATTAATTTTGACAAGAAATTATTTTCCGCGTTATCTCGATGGCCCTAAAAATTATCGAGGCAAAATTTGTTGCAGTACTCACTATATCTCACCTCATAATCCCCTGTAAGTGCACTTGTCACTAATAAAACGTCAATTCCTAGCAATAAGGCAAAAATCTCATGATAACACCATCCTTTTGTCTCCAAGGTTTTTTACAAGCCTAAAGTTAGACTAAGGATCCAAATTGATTAGCTCTAATTAAGGACTAATTATATCGCTAAATATACACCTACCAAATATAACAATTATACAAAATCagaatatattatcatatattctAACAGCGTTGTCTAACAATGATAATAGATAGCACTCTCTATTAGAAAAGAGGCATTTTTGATCCAAAAGTAATAATATCCCTTTTCCTAATAAGCACATTTTTCTAATCGTATTGGTTCAggtaaaaaaaatctatttagagtacaatatcaaaaacacatctaaactatcttttttttagtttcatacctGAACTATTGAGAATGTaaatttcatacctaaactatcagtcattaatttgagaaacacgCTTATTCGCAGATGCGGATATTTCGGGTGGTTGAAATATATGTGTCTTTTTAAAATTAGCAAGGCTGAACCGctataaaaagttaaaataataacatagaaaagcaaaagaaagaaaataaataagaaaaaatcaaaatatgagaAATTATATGGAATAGCGCATGAAGTAAAAATGGAAAAtgagaaagaaataaaagacaAATAATGTAAAAAGAcacatatatttgaaaaataaggaGAAAAATACAATAGGTAAagctaaaaataatttaatagaaaagaaattaaaaaaataaacagagTAGAaactaaaagtaaaataaagagGAAAGAAATTCAAAAACAAATGACTTGTAACTACCGATAATTGTCAACCCTTTACGAATATAATTACTCCCATCAATTACACTCAATATTAATTGATGAAACAAATCTATCGAAATTGTGTAATAATACACATTTACACCCCAAGGTAAATAAAAAAGGCTTAAATAGGTCATGAATGACttaaaaattgaaggaaatCTCTCTTAAATAGCTAAAAGGAACAAGTaagatgaaaacttcatttttaATATACTAGACTAGTAAAATCAAATGAAGGGAATATTACCTAATGTTACAAATCATATATGTTCTTAACTTATTATAATCCGtccaaatttaattaatacaacTCATCCTCAGTTGAACTATAGTCAGAGGTGTCCCAAACCATAGATAAGGTGTGCCAAACCCTAACATAACTCTTTAATAATGTAATTATATTTATTCCCCTTTCACTTACCTAACATCATTATTACTGTATTAATAGGTAAGACATGTAAATAAGGGTTCTTTCCCATTTCTCAAGTTTCTGCTTGAATGTTAGACACACGCCCTTAATAGTAAGTGTTATCATATCTTAAATATCGTacggaaaaaaataatataaaatagttATTAAACAATATGTCGATATCCTAACATGtgtgcaaaaaaaataaaaaaaaggatcTCAACAAAGTAGGAAAAaggaaaacataataatatatagttATGCATGCAAATAATGTTTTAGCTAGAGTAGTGGAAtatatcttttcctttttcttacaTAAAATTGAGGTACAAATATAGCTTAGTTAGAGACTAAATTAGATAGGGAGAAATATGGGGGAGAAAGGCCTATAAATTGCTAAAGGACTAAGGTAAGGTGACCCTATGTCCCCTTTCTTGTTTGTAATTGCTATGGAGTAGCTGAGTAGATTGTTGCACAATCTCAAAGAAAATAGGAAGTTTAAGTATCACCCCAGGTGTGGTAAGTTGGGAATAACCCACTTATGCTTTGCAGATGATCGTCTCTTATTTTCAAGAGGGGACTTAGCATCTGTCGCTCTGATGCAGCACTACTTCAGTGATTTTTCTAAGGCATCTAAGCTGAAGGCTAATTAAGGCAAGAGTTCTGTTTAATTTGGAGGTGTCCCACAAGCTGATCAAGTAGAAGTATTATATAGATTGGGATTCACcattggtgagttcccattcAAATACCTTGGTATCCCTCTCAGTTCTCAGAAAATCTCACTAATTCAATGACAACCTCTCATCACAAAGATTACTAATAGAATATCTTCATGGACTGCTAAAAAGCTTTCTTATGTTGGAAGAACTCAACTCATCCAGTCAGTTCTCTTTGGCATACAAGCTTATTGGGCACAACTGTTTATGATACCAGCAAAGATGATAAAAATGATTGAATTATATTGTAGAAGCTATCTTTGGTCAAGTAGTAACACTATCACTAAGAGGGCTTTAGTTGATTGGGAAACACTATGCTCTCCTAAGTGTTGAGACTTTGGAACAGTAGATCTGGACAAAAGGTATCCCTTTTAAAGTGACATTCACAATGTGAAGATTATGAAAATTCAAATACTTGTAGATGACGGAGTGAGAAGATGGGGACTGAAAGGTTCATCTAGGTGTTGGTGTTGTGAAAGACCTACTTAGGAGACACTTGATCATGTGTTCCTGAGATCTTTTTTAGCTAATAGGACTTGGTCTTATTTTTCTTCCTTTGCAGGTTTTAACATTGAAGGACTGCACCTGAGGAAAGTGAAAATGCTATGGTGGGAGAGAGATGTTAAAAAAGCAATGAGACCATACTATCGAGCTATCCCTAGTTTTATAATATGGGAACTTTGGAGAAGGAGGAATAGAATGAAGCATGATGGAAAGAAGACATCAATTCAGAGAGACATTCATAATATTACTAgaaatattttcatgatgcTACAAATGAGGAAGCCTAATATGAAATGTCCTAATAATTAGGCAGATATGATTAAAGAATTGGAAGTTTACAGTCCCAAGATGAAGGCAACAAGAGTATTGTGGGATTTTCCACCAGTAGGTTGGCTAAAATACAATACAGATGGGGCTTCGAGAGGAAATCCAGGTATAAGCTCCTATGCCTTTTGTTTGAGGAATGAAAGAGGGGATTTACTGTATGCAGAGGGAGCTACTATTGAAAACACCATTAACTTTGTAGCAGAGGCGAAAGCGATTCTAGAAGCATGTAAACATAGCAGGCAGGAGCAGcacaataatataatcattcaaACAGATTCTATGCTATTGTACAAGATTTTAGAAGAAAAATGGTCATGCCCCTGAATAATCACAGAGATGGTGACAGAAATCAAAACATGCTTACAGGACAAACAACATACATTCCAGCACATTCTCAGGGAAGAAAATCAACTAGCAGACTATTTGGCAAATATTGCAATTGATAGAGGAGGGGGCAACTACCAAGATTTCAGCAATTTGGAAGTAGCAGGAAGAAAGATCATTAACAGTGATAAACTAAAATGTCCCTATTTATGAGTAACTCCAGTAAAGGGATAAAGTGGACAAGGAGGTTCAAAGTGTTAGGTATTTTGTTTTTGGTTAGTTTATTTCTTTCCTAGTCGTTTGGGCCATGTAAGGAATGGGCTTTGCCCGAGGTGGTGTAAGGTGATGTTTTATACTCATtacttcattaataaaataccaaaaattaactagaaaaaaaatattatagcaAAGAACTACTGGGATGTGGAGCATAAAGTAGACAACCATGGATTAGACAGATTCACACATACTGCATAAAAGAGGAGCAAAATGATAGCAGCAATATACCACAGCAGACCAGTTGGATGATCAGGAAAATattggaagccagaatgctgaTTTCTCAAATCCCCTTCACCAATCATTCTAAGAGTCTGATCAGACAAATATATAACCATATGATACATGACAAGCCTAGAAGGCCTTGGAAAAGCCTCATGTTTGGGAATGCTACTCGACCAAAATCTAAATTCACTATTTGGTTGCAACTGCATGGAAAAATGATGACGACTGATAGACTGAGCAAATGGGGGATTGAAGCAGAGAAAACATGTAGTTCATGCCACCAACAGGAAGAATCAAGAGAGCAACTTTCTGTACAATGTGTATATGTGAGAAATCTGTGGGACAGATTATTGCTTTGGATGCACAATCCAATCTATACTGCCAATACATGGGATCAGCATATATAGTGGGCAGTCACCTATGCAAAAGGAAAATCACAAAAAGCTCAGGTATTCAAGATGTTGGATGCAGAGATCACTAACGAGATATGTAAAAAAAGAAATCAGAGgatatttgagaaacaaaatCAGTCTTGGGAAGCTATTGCTAGAAAAATTACATATGTTAGTTGTGTCCAAACCCCTCCTAGAATTAGTTCGTTAGTTCAAAGTTTTAGATTCTACGATAGCTCCTATGAAAGTGTttcctttgtttttttatttgagaTAGCAATGTTGAGTTATAGCTTGCTATGGAatataaagatcatttttgGTGATTATTGAAAAGCtagtttccaaaaaaaaaaaaagacctaTAAATTCACGGCCTTTCATGAAGCAAACAATTAAACTGCATTAACAACATATAATTCTCTTATCTTTAATCCTTCGTCTTAATAATTCTATTGTCGGGGCTCACAATTATGCATTCTATTTTACTATTGCGGTTATGGTGATGTCTGGTAAATAACattttcctctctttttatTACATATGTCATATTTTACACGTTCGAACCATGATATAACATATTCATGATTTTGACACtgactctttttttttgttaaatggATTATATAGTTTATTTGGCTGAGTCTCCAAGAGTGGAAATAGGTGCTATGAGAGACGTATCGTGGACTACAACAGAACTTGCTTTTGTTGTTTTCCTTCTCTCATTTCAgtttttttggtgtgtgtttgaaaaataaaacaaaacgaCTAAGTTCTATTTCtaccaataataataaatcagGACAATGTCGGATGTATTATATATCAACATGGTTGTGTTGGCCTACCTACTCTTGCAGTATTTGTACTTTTAATATATATCAAGATGAGTTGTGTTGGACTTTATTAGGGGTCATATGATTTAGAAGTAAGTTATACGTGAATTAATTAAGCAAGGATTAACAAAGCAAAGATCAATAATGTAGGAATCTCTATTAAAGTATGAACTCTAATGCATTAATTATAATAGTAGGATTTTAATATATGGATTATTTATTACCGAACgtttaatttattataataaaaattattgacCCTTAACTCTTCatgtattatgcctaaaaaAAGAGTGGGAATGAGATGGAGAGAAATGGATTTGTGTATATtttagaagaagagaaagggatCCAAGTATATTTTAATAGACGTAAAATCATGTTCCAAActcttcaaaataataaaaagaattttgaccCTACCTTTTTTCACCTTTCTTACTTTAATATAAGTTTTGAATTTCCACATTATTGTCGTATTTCATTATTTGAATACTAATATAAATTGAGTTTCTATTCGTTGGTTCGCTTACCTAAAAGTTAAGTATAAGTGTCATTCATGGCCCATTTTGAATTGTgacatttataaaatatttttattaattcatGAGTCATTTTGTTAGTTATAGGACACAATTAAAATGTGATTTATAATTGTACGTATTTGATTTTGACATTAGActttttgtattaaaaatatgagTTGAACTTTAAGTTTGAAATACTAGTGGTTTTGACAaatttttcaattaaatctctccTCTAGTtacaaaatttctaactttttttcaatttaaatacATGTCCAAACATTActttaacatttaaatatcCTTTTCagatacttttttttaatattgtatttttATGTTCAAACACCtacataattttaatatttttttaaaagtgaaaTGCATGTTTAAATATAACTTAACTTCTTAATaccttttttaaaacttaacttTAAATGctgattttaaaaataaataaataaatataactcAGTTCATATCCAAACGGAACAAGCCCCAACCTTGTTCTTTAAATGTTGATTcgtatttaggcttattcctttTTCTCATATTGTTTGTATTTTTTCTgctcaatcggcctatgatgtctactgaatacatgttgtcttggtactcatactacactctgcatctactttcgtgatgtagGACCGAGCATCAGCTATCGctgtggatagatcgagcctgttgcagtcagcttcggagactagggtgagcacttgatttttggatcatttctgtctccttcagtatggatggcccattttttaccttttgagactagccagttgttgtatatattttcaattcactttcgggacttgtactcgtcttttatttcgtagcagctctgtacttgtgattttcaggttctgggagagatctttagttgtttatatcatgttttgattTGTTTCCGCTTATTCTTTCCGCGTATCTTTATAATTcaccactcttgtttagtttctgccctcaaacctattacttgaagttccaaattaacgggttggcttacctactgatggATGGGTTATAATAGATGCTATCATGACCAGAGGAATCAGATCGTGACATGCCTAGCCAGCCTACTCTTTCGTCAACCAAAGAAATACACATGCATAATTAACTCTTATCTTTGAAATATTTTCGAGAAGGATATGTGTATCACATAATAAGAGATTGTTAATTAGAGGATAAACGGACACGCGCAAAACATTCAAGGTCCATTGGGAAGAAATGAAGTTCAACGTGGGACTTTTCGAGTAAAATTCAAACCTAATTGAACTTCAAATATAGATATCGGACACcgataaaaaaattcaaaaaattttaaaaaataagacatTGCTAGGTCCAAtagagaagaaagaagagattGCTAATTAGAGGATAAAGGGGACACGTGTAAAGCATTCAAGGTCCAACAAGAAAATATCTTGAAGAGATTGTTTACTAAAGGATAAGAGAAGACGTGTAAAGAAGAGATTGGTAACCGGAGATTTGCCTGCTCCAATTAAGAGAGGCAACAACTTAAAACatggaaaaatatttataacgAGTGAGGCCTGTCATGGCATAATTGTGTGAGagattttttaattgataaaaatatatcttaTGGTCCCATGCCTTAtaacttctctttttcttttcttactcTTCCGTACTTCCGCTCCCACTTTCCATTTACTCCTTCCtctatatgtatttttttaatttatttaaatatatttcatcacataaatttaaataacacaATAACAAGATCAAGGCACAATGAAGAATAataatatgtatttaaaaagaattaaattaaGACGCTGCTCTTAAACTCATAACAAAAATCAATTGTATGTTTTTAGGATAAACATGAATAgtgatttaaaattatttttattttactctaataattaattcaagtattTGTAAAGTTGCAAAAAAACTTCTTAAGGAGTAAATTagtaaattatcatttttatttataattttttaaaagatgtGTAAAAAGAAAAGTGGACAACAcctacatatatacatatactcTTTGTTTATTTATACAATAAAGTTTTGTTCGCGAAATTGAAgctataaaatatatttttttaattatgttatATGAGAAGTTGCCATTTATAGTATTTTTGGTTGAATTGTAACTTAGTGAGAAAGTTTAtgtatgaaaaaaatatgataagcTGCAATTCTTCTTGATGTAATAAAAAAATAcgttttaaaatattgattaaatTTCACATAGCTTAGCTTGATTTtcaagaataatatttttttcgtaTAAATTaatggagagagagagagtgagtgtatatatatatatatatataggtgtttATGAATGTTTTTCGATTTTGGATTTCATGAAAACAATTTCAAAACTTTATGTAATTATTTGTCAAGATTACTGATGCTCTTTCTGTTATATTTTCTTGTTGGACAACTTTTTGATGGATTTAAGTGTTTATGAAATTGTTGAGAgaggaacaaaagaaaaaattaattttatattctttttattttttatattagttGTCCTTTCTTTTATACGTacttaagaaattataaataaaaatgatataattttattgatttactcctttaaaaaaaattgtaactcTACAAATCTTGTTTACactttcaaaaagaaataattgttaggataaaatagaaaaaaattaattaattatattttgattttgttaattaacaaaaataatgttaaataactattttagtaatttaaataactaatatggaatagaaaaaataatatcaaaatgttaaaaataagatgaattaggcaagaaatattaaatttcatacttttcatgaataaaaatattaaggtaAAAAAAGTAGCAAACTTTGAAAgggaaaaaacataaattatcCACTGAAGTTGTACCGAAAAAACAGTTACACACTTCAACTACTGGAGCTACCTATTACAAACTTATATTATTCAAAAGTGTATTTATTCATCCCTTTCTACACCCAACCTCAAGCGTTTTTAAGTCATCATTTCTTAGAGCATCAATTCGTTTAATAAActcgattttttatatttttctaattaaaatGGTCCTCCCATAGTAATTTCTTGGAAATCAATGTTATAACCCATCCACCCGATTctaattttcatccaaaaaaattgaaaaacctCAAATATGTTCTTCAAAGCATAAATTTGAAGGCCCAAATTGAAGTTTAAGCTCATCAGtttgaaatgcttattcactaCATAATATCTAAGGTTTAGTGTAGAAAAGGGTAAATaaatacactttaaaataatataaatgtataataAATTGTCCTATTAATTAAAGTGTGTAACCGACTTTTCGATATAATTGAGGAAAAAATTTATGCTTTTTCCCAACTTTGAAATGTGcacaaagaaaacaaaattgaacaaaaggaaaataaaaagtcaaaaaagaaaaagagaggagGAACTTTGGGCCTTTTCTGAAAATGGGACCAAATAATCCACTCGGCAAAGTATGAGAGGAGCCTCATACAAATTTTATCTACCACATcatcataatataaaaaaatcgtGTATTCCACATTGAAATGGCTgccaaaagaaatcaaaataaggtGGGGTCCACTTGAAATAACCAGAcaataaaatggtaatttcattTATTATACAATTGAAGTGGTTTCTTTTTATGTATGTGTAGTTACAACTAACAACTACATTCTTAAAAAAGAGGCATGCAAAACACGCAAGACCTCTGGCTTTGTGGTCACTAAAATAGACAGTCGTCTTCCCCTTTTCTGGTTGTAAATTATATAGGGAGAAATATGGGGGGCAGAGGGTGTTGGAGAGGCCTATaaattcattttatttcattGAGCAAAAACATCGCACTACAGTAACACACAATTTCTTATCTTTCTCTGCAGTCTTAGAAATATTATATTGTCATGGCTCGCAATTATGCTTTTTATTTCATTGTTGCGCTTTTGGTGATGTCAGGTAAATGAACATTTTTCTGCATGCACCTCCctcttattttatttgatatgtgATCTCTATGTTGGTTTTATCACATCAATGGTATAACATATAATTGATTTTAACACTTGATGTTTTTTCTCTAATGGATTATATAGTTTATTTAGCTGAGTCTCCAAGAGTGAAGATAGCTGCTGCGAGAGACGTGCCGCTGATTATCAAGGAACTCGAATCAATACTAACTGATAATAGCCAGCTTATAATTAGGTGCGGTCATATATGTGGCCGTAACCCCGATGCTTGTGAAGCGAGGTGTCCCCGTTGTGTCTTCAATGTTATGCATGGTTTAAGCTATTGCA
This Solanum dulcamara chromosome 8, daSolDulc1.2, whole genome shotgun sequence DNA region includes the following protein-coding sequences:
- the LOC129900381 gene encoding uncharacterized protein LOC129900381 isoform X1; the encoded protein is MQWPWMQWAVPPCPLPTGQWARPNMNFRQQHQQPHPGILGPRPQQAYSATTPPPTDIEVAMHTLGITPPDANWYMDTGATSYMTSEQGNLTSYFNLSNNRGITVGFTDGDASNEM
- the LOC129900381 gene encoding uncharacterized protein LOC129900381 isoform X2, translating into MQWPWMQWAVPPCPLPTGQWARPNMNFRQQHQQPHPGILGPRPQQAYSATTPPPTDIEVAMHTLGITPPDANWIYRRGCV